A genomic region of Runella rosea contains the following coding sequences:
- a CDS encoding cytochrome c maturation protein CcmE domain-containing protein gives MKKIHIFGLIVIAIAIGIIVSTYGSASTYSNFTEAEELAKEGETSEVHVVGKLTKDTNGQIVGMKYDPVMDANRFEFMLVDTNKIVKKVVYLSPKPQDFDKSEQVVVIGRMQKDYFECNKILMKCPSKYTNEAPDFKEATAEKI, from the coding sequence ATGAAAAAAATACACATTTTCGGATTAATCGTCATTGCCATTGCCATCGGAATCATCGTGTCAACCTACGGCAGTGCAAGTACATACTCAAACTTTACGGAAGCTGAAGAGCTGGCCAAGGAAGGAGAAACCTCAGAGGTGCACGTGGTGGGTAAGTTGACCAAAGACACCAACGGGCAAATCGTGGGCATGAAATATGACCCCGTCATGGATGCCAATCGCTTTGAATTTATGCTGGTCGATACCAACAAAATTGTCAAAAAAGTCGTTTATCTGAGTCCTAAACCGCAAGATTTTGATAAATCGGAGCAGGTCGTGGTGATAGGTCGGATGCAGAAAGACTATTTTGAATGTAACAAGATTTTGATGAAATGTCCTTCAAAATACACCAATGAAGCACCTGATTTTAAGGAAGCTACGGCGGAGAAAATATAA
- a CDS encoding type II toxin-antitoxin system VapC family toxin: protein MKYLLDTHSLIWFTEGNPKLPEATKSVIEDIDTVCFVSVASFWEIGIKISLGKLKLDMSFVDLENWVVNNRINILPIRFDNIIQLSQLPFHHRDPFDRTLIAQALSEKLTIITKEKLFEEYGVTRLW from the coding sequence GTGAAATACTTGCTTGATACTCATTCCCTTATTTGGTTTACCGAAGGCAATCCAAAGTTGCCAGAAGCTACGAAATCAGTTATCGAAGATATAGATACCGTATGTTTTGTCAGTGTAGCCTCTTTTTGGGAAATCGGCATAAAAATTAGTTTGGGTAAATTAAAATTGGATATGTCATTTGTGGATTTGGAAAATTGGGTTGTGAATAACAGAATTAATATTTTGCCAATTCGTTTTGATAACATAATCCAACTTTCTCAGCTTCCTTTTCACCACCGCGACCCATTCGACCGCACGCTGATAGCCCAGGCGCTAAGTGAAAAGTTAACGATTATTACAAAAGAAAAACTTTTTGAAGAGTATGGCGTAACACGCCTTTGGTAG
- the vapB gene encoding type II toxin-antitoxin system VapB family antitoxin, translated as MSILDLVAKLEKLPPEQLAKIEDLVDSWMSEQPHDAIPKKRQFGVFKGKITMSDDFDEPLEDFKEYMYP; from the coding sequence ATGAGCATCTTAGATTTAGTTGCAAAGCTCGAAAAATTGCCTCCAGAACAATTGGCTAAAATAGAGGATTTAGTAGATTCATGGATGAGTGAACAGCCTCATGATGCAATTCCTAAAAAACGCCAATTTGGGGTATTTAAAGGGAAAATAACGATGTCTGATGATTTCGACGAGCCATTGGAAGACTTTAAAGAATATATGTATCCGTGA
- a CDS encoding CcmD family protein, which produces MRTIFYFFLFTLVTNVNLFAQQSVVEEVAMADQMRADGKIWVVVAVISVIFAGIIAFLVNIDRKVSKLEKQLKK; this is translated from the coding sequence ATGAGAACTATATTTTATTTTTTTCTTTTTACGCTGGTAACTAATGTAAACCTCTTTGCCCAACAATCTGTTGTTGAGGAAGTAGCAATGGCCGACCAAATGCGGGCCGACGGCAAGATTTGGGTCGTTGTAGCGGTAATTTCGGTGATTTTTGCTGGAATTATTGCGTTTTTAGTGAACATTGACAGGAAAGTGTCGAAGCTTGAAAAACAATTGAAGAAATGA
- the ccsA gene encoding cytochrome c biogenesis protein, translating into MKNNWWKVLAVVLLTYGFYFGLMGEVPRRNILNESIRNVYFHVSLWFATTLFLLTSAIYSIRYLRSNNLADDIKAVEFTNVALLFGALGCATGSLWARVTWGDWWPNDPKLNSVAISMLMYFAYTVLRSSLEDEQKKARISAVYNIFAFAVFIPLIYILPRMTDSLHPGNGGNPAFGEYDMDNQMRRVFYPIIIGWMLLGTWIATLRIRVRALTSND; encoded by the coding sequence ATGAAAAATAACTGGTGGAAAGTACTGGCCGTTGTTTTGTTGACGTACGGATTTTATTTTGGATTGATGGGCGAGGTACCTCGTCGCAATATTTTGAACGAAAGTATTCGAAACGTATACTTTCACGTCTCACTGTGGTTTGCTACGACGCTATTTTTGCTTACCTCGGCGATTTATTCCATTCGTTACCTGCGTTCCAACAATTTGGCCGACGATATCAAGGCGGTAGAATTTACCAACGTCGCATTGCTTTTTGGTGCACTCGGTTGTGCTACTGGCTCGCTTTGGGCACGCGTAACTTGGGGAGATTGGTGGCCCAACGACCCCAAACTCAACAGTGTAGCCATCAGTATGTTGATGTATTTTGCATATACCGTGCTGAGAAGCTCGCTGGAAGACGAGCAGAAAAAAGCCCGAATTTCGGCCGTATACAACATTTTTGCCTTTGCGGTTTTTATTCCGCTGATTTACATCCTACCCCGTATGACCGATTCACTCCACCCGGGCAACGGCGGCAATCCAGCTTTTGGCGAATACGATATGGACAACCAAATGCGACGGGTATTTTATCCCATCATTATTGGTTGGATGTTGCTCGGAACCTGGATTGCTACGCTGCGCATTCGGGTACGGGCGTTGACCTCAAATGATTAA
- a CDS encoding heme exporter protein CcmB gives MQELRTLIGKEITLEWRQRYALNGMLLYIVSTVFVCYLSFRLKSNQLNPLTWNTLFWIIVLFTAVSAISKSFTQERAGRLLYYYTLASPRGIILSKILYNSGLMIVLSLAGFGFYAFVMGNPVGDIPMYLLTIVLAGIGFASTLTMVAGIASKAENNAALMSILSFPAIIPLLLMVMKLAKNALDGLDRSVSGEEIVVLLALDAIVISLSLILFPYLWKS, from the coding sequence ATGCAAGAACTTCGCACCCTGATTGGAAAAGAAATTACGCTGGAATGGCGGCAACGCTATGCCCTCAACGGCATGTTGCTGTACATTGTAAGTACCGTTTTTGTTTGTTATTTGAGCTTTAGGCTCAAATCCAATCAGCTCAATCCGCTTACGTGGAATACCCTTTTCTGGATTATTGTCCTGTTTACAGCGGTGAGTGCCATTTCCAAAAGCTTTACGCAGGAGCGCGCGGGCCGATTGCTCTATTACTACACGCTGGCGAGCCCACGGGGCATTATTCTCTCCAAAATCCTGTACAATTCTGGGTTGATGATTGTTTTATCGTTGGCGGGTTTTGGATTTTATGCGTTTGTAATGGGAAATCCGGTAGGAGATATACCGATGTATCTGCTTACCATTGTATTGGCAGGTATTGGGTTTGCCTCTACGCTTACGATGGTAGCGGGCATTGCGTCGAAGGCCGAAAACAATGCCGCGTTGATGTCCATTCTGAGTTTTCCAGCTATTATTCCGTTGCTGTTGATGGTCATGAAATTAGCCAAAAATGCCCTCGATGGCCTGGATCGGAGTGTCAGCGGCGAAGAAATCGTGGTATTGTTGGCATTGGATGCGATTGTAATCAGTTTGTCATTAATTTTGTTTCCGTATTTGTGGAAAAGTTAG
- a CDS encoding MFS transporter, which produces MYNLQFWLLCISNFLFSASFQMMIPELPDYLTAMGGKEHIGLIIALFTLTAGLSRPFSGKLTDTVGRVPVMAFGSLVCCVCSLFYPFVHVVWGFLLLRFLHGFSTGTKPTATAAYVADIIPENRRGEAAGMLGIFTATGMSIGPSIGSYLTLWFGINPMFYVASAFALISILILLNMKETLVDKQPFSLKLFKISRRDIFEPRVLSVFIVMFCVSFSSGVILTLVPDMSKTLGIGNKGLFFTVYTVASLLIRVFASKSSDIHGRVPVLIISTVILAIGMTILGLTQSPLGFWAAAILFGFSWGLNTPTLTAWAIDLSHPDYRGRALATMYIALEAGIGVGAWWSGWWYQGDVHKMPFAFFISAVLAVVSLGYLLWWKRTNRVLA; this is translated from the coding sequence ATGTACAATCTTCAGTTTTGGCTTCTTTGCATCAGTAACTTTCTGTTTTCGGCAAGTTTTCAGATGATGATTCCTGAATTGCCCGATTACCTGACTGCCATGGGCGGCAAGGAACACATCGGTCTTATCATTGCTCTTTTTACGCTCACTGCTGGCTTGTCGAGGCCTTTCAGCGGCAAACTCACCGACACTGTCGGGCGGGTACCAGTGATGGCCTTCGGGTCGCTGGTGTGTTGCGTGTGTAGTTTGTTTTATCCCTTTGTGCATGTAGTATGGGGTTTTCTGTTGTTGCGGTTTTTACACGGTTTTTCAACGGGAACCAAACCTACAGCGACGGCGGCCTATGTGGCCGATATTATTCCTGAAAACCGCCGGGGCGAAGCAGCTGGGATGCTGGGGATTTTTACGGCCACGGGGATGTCAATCGGGCCATCCATCGGTAGTTATCTAACGTTGTGGTTTGGCATCAATCCTATGTTTTACGTAGCGTCGGCGTTTGCGCTGATTTCAATTCTGATATTGCTCAATATGAAAGAGACGCTTGTTGACAAACAACCGTTTAGTTTGAAGCTGTTTAAAATTTCGCGTCGCGATATTTTTGAGCCTAGGGTATTGAGCGTATTTATTGTGATGTTTTGTGTCTCGTTTTCGTCGGGGGTTATTTTAACTCTCGTGCCCGATATGAGCAAAACCTTGGGCATAGGCAACAAAGGACTGTTTTTTACCGTCTACACGGTGGCGTCTTTATTGATCCGGGTATTTGCGAGCAAGTCGTCCGACATTCACGGGCGTGTGCCAGTCTTGATTATCTCTACTGTGATTTTAGCGATTGGCATGACCATTTTAGGTTTGACCCAATCGCCGTTGGGCTTTTGGGCCGCCGCAATTCTGTTTGGCTTTTCGTGGGGATTGAATACGCCAACGCTTACGGCTTGGGCCATTGATTTGAGCCATCCAGATTATAGAGGTCGTGCCCTTGCTACAATGTACATAGCGTTGGAAGCGGGTATTGGCGTAGGGGCTTGGTGGTCAGGCTGGTGGTACCAAGGAGATGTGCATAAAATGCCCTTTGCGTTTTTCATTTCGGCGGTTTTGGCGGTGGTCTCATTGGGATATTTACTTTGGTGGAAGCGTACGAATCGGGTACTTGCCTGA
- a CDS encoding PadR family transcriptional regulator has protein sequence MQQQTYLKGCLSAIVLQLLQDNKRMYGYEITQRVREITAGELQLTEGALYPTLHKLEAEGVLTTENALVEGRNRKYYKLTENGHQQAQSAVSELADFVSNLQKILHLKPSIG, from the coding sequence ATGCAACAACAAACCTACCTCAAAGGCTGCCTAAGCGCCATCGTGCTGCAATTATTGCAGGATAACAAGCGCATGTACGGCTACGAAATTACGCAACGGGTACGCGAAATCACGGCGGGTGAACTCCAACTCACCGAAGGAGCGCTCTACCCTACCCTGCATAAACTGGAAGCCGAAGGCGTATTGACCACCGAAAATGCATTGGTGGAAGGCCGTAACCGAAAATATTATAAACTCACCGAAAACGGCCACCAACAGGCCCAAAGCGCTGTGTCTGAGCTGGCAGATTTTGTTTCTAATCTCCAAAAAATCTTACACCTAAAACCTTCAATCGGATGA
- a CDS encoding glycine--tRNA ligase has translation MSQAPATSLQDIVAHAKEYGFVFPSSEIYDGLQAVYDYGQNGVELKNNLKNIWWKAMTQLNDNRSGGPIVGIDAAIFMHPLTWKASGHVDGFNDPMIDNKDSKKRYRADQLLEGKAEQYAADGQPEKAQALLNEMGRLLGDNDLEAVRELIIAEGIKCPISGTTNWTEVRQFNLMFSTQVGSVAEDSNLIYLRPETAQGIFVNFLNVQKSGRMKIPFGIAQIGKAFRNEIVARQFTFRMREFEQMEMQFFVRPGTEMEWYEKWRDTRLKFHQAVGLPAEKLKFHIHEKLAHYANAAVDIEYQFPFGFREIEGIHSRTDFDLKNHQELSKKKQQYFDNDLDENGKPFGNYIPYVVETSVGADRLFLAVFCNAFTKETVGEGDSQKERTVLKLHPALAPFKAAIFPLVKKDGLPEKAEEIVKALRSEFRVFYEERDAIGKRYTRQDLIGTPFCIAVDYQTLEDDTVTIRHRDSMEQERVHISELKAKIGYAVSEQRILELI, from the coding sequence ATGAGTCAAGCACCGGCTACTTCTTTACAGGACATTGTGGCGCACGCCAAAGAATACGGATTTGTATTTCCTTCTTCCGAGATTTACGACGGTCTACAGGCGGTTTATGACTACGGTCAGAACGGCGTAGAACTGAAAAATAACCTCAAAAATATCTGGTGGAAAGCCATGACGCAGCTCAACGACAACCGCAGTGGCGGACCGATTGTGGGCATCGACGCGGCGATTTTCATGCACCCGCTTACGTGGAAAGCCTCCGGGCACGTGGATGGCTTCAACGACCCGATGATTGACAACAAAGATTCCAAAAAACGCTACCGTGCTGACCAATTATTAGAAGGCAAAGCGGAGCAATACGCGGCCGACGGACAACCCGAAAAAGCGCAGGCGCTATTGAACGAAATGGGCCGTTTGTTGGGCGATAACGACCTCGAAGCCGTTCGTGAACTCATCATTGCGGAAGGAATCAAATGCCCGATTTCGGGTACTACCAACTGGACCGAAGTGCGTCAGTTCAACCTGATGTTCAGCACGCAGGTGGGTTCGGTGGCCGAGGATTCAAATTTGATTTATCTGCGTCCCGAAACGGCGCAGGGAATTTTTGTGAACTTCCTGAACGTACAGAAATCAGGTCGGATGAAGATTCCGTTTGGCATCGCCCAGATCGGAAAAGCCTTTCGGAATGAGATCGTTGCGCGGCAGTTTACGTTTCGGATGCGGGAGTTTGAACAAATGGAAATGCAGTTTTTTGTACGTCCTGGTACCGAAATGGAATGGTATGAAAAATGGCGCGATACGCGTTTGAAATTTCACCAAGCCGTGGGACTTCCTGCCGAAAAATTGAAATTCCACATTCACGAAAAACTCGCCCACTACGCCAACGCCGCCGTGGATATTGAGTATCAGTTTCCGTTTGGTTTTCGCGAGATTGAAGGGATTCACTCACGCACCGATTTTGACTTGAAAAATCACCAGGAACTCTCTAAAAAGAAACAACAATACTTTGACAACGACCTCGACGAAAACGGCAAGCCTTTCGGCAACTACATTCCGTACGTGGTCGAAACGTCGGTAGGGGCAGATCGTCTGTTTTTGGCCGTATTCTGCAATGCCTTTACCAAAGAAACTGTGGGCGAAGGCGACTCTCAAAAAGAGCGCACAGTATTAAAACTGCACCCTGCGTTGGCACCTTTCAAAGCGGCGATTTTCCCGTTGGTGAAAAAAGACGGTCTGCCCGAAAAAGCGGAAGAAATTGTCAAAGCGCTTCGGAGCGAGTTCCGCGTGTTTTACGAAGAGCGCGATGCCATCGGCAAGCGTTATACTCGCCAAGATCTTATCGGTACGCCGTTCTGTATTGCGGTCGATTATCAGACTCTGGAAGATGATACCGTTACCATCCGTCATCGTGACAGCATGGAGCAGGAGCGGGTACATATCAGCGAGTTGAAAGCCAAAATCGGCTACGCCGTATCGGAACAGCGGATTTTGGAGTTGATTTAG
- a CDS encoding ComEA family DNA-binding protein produces the protein MLKRLLYLIRDEFGLSRSQARGFLVVAVVMILCWFGPLTYDRFVSEESTIIPEADSRKADSLLAILEKIQPEKPYYTKSNRVDYSQKDRDENPERPLSLFYFDPNTASDAQFQELGMPKFIAERIVKYRTKGGQFRKKEDLQKIYGLAPALYERLEPYINIPEKKPFAATTNPPVPEPAFTPAAPKPAFTKPALTTFDINTADTSQLIRLKGIGSKLAARIVKFRDGLGGFASTTQYAEVFGLDSLALSELNRFAQVRTSVQKISINTVSPEELDRHPYLSRRQSEIIVRYREQHGAYKTPQDLLNIKILDEKLVNKIAPYLAF, from the coding sequence ATGTTAAAACGCCTTCTCTACTTAATTCGCGATGAATTTGGCCTTTCACGCAGTCAGGCACGGGGATTTTTGGTGGTTGCGGTCGTGATGATTTTGTGCTGGTTTGGGCCATTGACCTACGACCGTTTTGTTTCAGAAGAGTCTACGATTATACCCGAAGCCGATAGCCGAAAAGCCGATAGTTTACTGGCGATTTTAGAAAAGATACAACCCGAAAAGCCCTATTATACAAAGTCAAATCGGGTTGATTATTCACAAAAAGACCGTGACGAAAATCCAGAACGGCCGCTGTCGTTGTTTTATTTTGACCCTAATACGGCTTCAGATGCTCAGTTTCAGGAGCTGGGCATGCCGAAATTTATTGCCGAAAGAATTGTAAAGTACCGCACCAAAGGCGGGCAATTTCGCAAGAAAGAAGATTTACAGAAAATTTACGGCTTGGCTCCTGCATTGTACGAACGTCTCGAACCCTACATCAACATCCCCGAAAAGAAACCGTTTGCCGCAACTACAAACCCACCCGTTCCTGAGCCAGCCTTTACCCCTGCGGCTCCTAAACCTGCGTTTACAAAACCTGCCTTGACGACTTTTGACATTAATACCGCCGATACGAGTCAGTTGATTCGTTTGAAAGGGATTGGGAGCAAACTCGCCGCCAGGATTGTTAAATTTCGGGATGGATTGGGTGGCTTTGCATCTACAACGCAGTACGCTGAAGTTTTCGGGCTGGATTCACTGGCGCTGAGCGAGTTAAATCGATTTGCACAAGTACGCACTTCTGTACAGAAAATCAGCATCAACACCGTTTCGCCAGAAGAGTTGGACCGGCATCCCTATCTTTCCAGACGTCAATCTGAAATCATCGTGCGATACCGTGAGCAGCATGGTGCCTACAAAACACCTCAGGATTTATTGAATATCAAGATTTTGGACGAGAAGCTTGTTAATAAGATAGCGCCTTATTTGGCGTTTTGA
- a CDS encoding UDP-glucuronic acid decarboxylase family protein, whose translation MKRVLITGAAGFLGSHLSDRFIKEGYYVIGMDNLVTGDLRNIEHLRSNPHFEFIHHDVSKHIVIDGDLDYILNFASPASPIDYLKIPIQTLKVGSLGTHNCLGLAKAKGARILVASTSEVYGDPLVHPQNEEYWGHVNPVGLRGCYDEAKRFQEAITMAYHRHHGVETRIVRIFNTYGPRMRLNDGRVLPAFIGQALRGEDLTVFGDGSQTRSFCYVDDLVEGIYRLLLSDHPMPVNVGNPAEITIGQFAEEIIKLTGTSQKVIYKPLPQDDPKQRQPDITLARKVLGWEPKVSREEGLRITYDYFRNLPEERLYEESNHRQF comes from the coding sequence ATGAAAAGAGTTTTAATCACTGGCGCAGCAGGATTTCTGGGGTCACACCTTTCCGACCGCTTTATTAAGGAAGGCTATTATGTCATCGGGATGGATAATCTCGTCACGGGCGATTTGCGTAATATCGAGCATTTGCGTTCAAATCCTCATTTTGAATTCATTCATCATGATGTTTCTAAGCACATTGTGATTGATGGTGATTTGGATTACATTCTCAATTTTGCCTCTCCGGCAAGCCCGATTGATTATTTAAAAATTCCGATTCAAACCCTCAAAGTAGGCTCGTTGGGTACGCACAATTGCCTTGGTCTGGCCAAAGCGAAGGGGGCCCGTATCTTGGTAGCCTCTACTTCAGAAGTATACGGAGACCCGCTGGTTCACCCCCAAAATGAAGAATATTGGGGACACGTTAATCCCGTCGGATTGCGCGGTTGCTACGATGAAGCCAAGCGTTTTCAGGAAGCGATAACGATGGCCTACCACCGTCATCACGGCGTAGAAACGCGTATCGTGCGGATTTTTAACACCTACGGCCCTCGTATGCGCCTAAACGACGGACGGGTATTGCCTGCGTTCATCGGTCAGGCTTTGCGTGGCGAAGATTTAACGGTTTTCGGTGATGGTTCGCAAACGCGCTCTTTTTGCTACGTAGATGACTTAGTGGAAGGGATTTATCGTTTGTTGTTGAGCGACCACCCCATGCCGGTCAATGTAGGTAACCCTGCCGAGATTACCATTGGGCAGTTTGCCGAAGAAATCATCAAATTGACGGGAACTTCGCAGAAAGTGATCTACAAGCCGCTTCCGCAAGATGATCCAAAACAACGTCAGCCAGATATTACGTTGGCAAGAAAGGTGTTGGGTTGGGAGCCGAAAGTGTCCCGCGAAGAAGGTTTAAGAATTACGTACGATTACTTCAGAAACTTGCCCGAAGAGCGCCTCTACGAAGAGTCAAATCACCGGCAGTTCTAG
- a CDS encoding UDP-glucose dehydrogenase family protein — protein MKIAVVGTGYVGLVTGTCFSETGIQVTCVDIDIKKVEKLNNGIIPIYEPGLDVLFHRNVAEGRLKFTTNLAEGIKDAQVIFLALPTPPGEDGSADLKYILKVADDLGQIMEEYAVIVDKSTVPVGTAEKVSAAVAKNAKVEFDVVSNPEFLREGVAVEDFMKPDRVVVGTRSERAKKVMEKLYAPLVRQGNPVIFMDERSAEMTKYAANSFLAMKITFMNEIANLCELAGADVDNVRKGIGTDSRIGKRFLFAGIGYGGSCFPKDVQALAKTSEEYNYEFKVLKSVMEVNEAQKTKMIPLVKKHFDGDLTGKTIAVWGLSFKPYTDDIREAPALENISILLEQGAKVIAYDPEGMENVRNYVLGNKITYAHTPYAALDEADALMIFTEWPQFRTPEFEKMALLMKSKVIFDGRNVYELDQMKELGFTYYSIGRETVKA, from the coding sequence ATGAAAATAGCAGTAGTAGGAACCGGATACGTAGGACTTGTAACGGGAACTTGTTTTTCCGAAACAGGGATTCAAGTGACTTGTGTTGATATTGATATTAAAAAAGTTGAAAAGCTGAACAACGGAATCATTCCGATTTATGAACCTGGGTTGGATGTACTTTTCCATCGCAACGTGGCAGAAGGTCGGTTGAAGTTTACAACCAATTTGGCCGAAGGAATCAAAGATGCGCAGGTGATTTTTCTGGCATTGCCTACGCCTCCCGGTGAAGATGGCTCGGCCGATTTGAAATATATTCTGAAGGTAGCCGACGATTTGGGACAAATCATGGAAGAATATGCTGTTATCGTTGATAAAAGCACCGTACCCGTTGGCACCGCAGAAAAAGTGAGTGCTGCCGTTGCCAAAAATGCAAAAGTAGAGTTTGATGTGGTTTCCAACCCTGAGTTCTTGAGGGAAGGAGTAGCAGTGGAGGATTTCATGAAGCCCGACCGTGTGGTGGTAGGAACGCGTTCGGAAAGAGCTAAAAAAGTAATGGAAAAACTGTACGCACCGCTGGTTCGTCAGGGAAACCCCGTTATTTTTATGGACGAGCGCTCGGCAGAAATGACCAAATACGCGGCCAATTCTTTTTTGGCGATGAAGATTACGTTTATGAACGAAATTGCGAACCTTTGTGAGTTGGCTGGTGCCGATGTAGACAATGTTCGTAAAGGAATTGGAACGGATAGCCGCATCGGAAAGCGCTTCCTGTTTGCGGGCATCGGGTACGGTGGAAGCTGCTTCCCGAAAGATGTACAAGCCTTGGCCAAAACGTCGGAGGAATATAATTATGAGTTCAAAGTGTTGAAATCAGTAATGGAAGTCAACGAGGCGCAAAAAACCAAAATGATTCCGCTGGTAAAAAAACATTTTGACGGGGATTTGACTGGCAAAACCATTGCCGTATGGGGATTGTCATTTAAGCCTTATACCGACGATATTCGTGAAGCACCAGCTCTGGAAAACATCAGCATATTGCTCGAACAGGGCGCCAAAGTGATTGCGTACGACCCCGAAGGAATGGAAAATGTGCGCAACTACGTTTTGGGTAACAAAATCACGTATGCACACACGCCCTACGCTGCCTTGGACGAGGCCGACGCGTTGATGATATTTACAGAATGGCCGCAGTTCCGTACGCCAGAATTTGAGAAAATGGCGTTGCTGATGAAGAGTAAAGTAATTTTTGACGGTCGAAACGTGTATGAACTCGACCAAATGAAAGAACTTGGATTTACGTATTATTCCATTGGTAGAGAAACAGTAAAAGCATAA
- a CDS encoding acyl-CoA dehydrogenase family protein: MMAEIAENQELIAQSVRDFAARLIQPYVRAWDESQYFPVEIFHQLGALGVMGILVPESYGGAGLGYREYVTAIVELSKVDPSIGLSMAAHNSLCTNHILMFGNETQKQNYLPKLASGEWIGAWGLTEPNTGSDAGNMRTVAVKDGEYWVLNGAKNFITHGKSGNVAVVIARTGAPGDKRGATAFIIERNTPGFSAGKKEDKLGMRASETAELIFQDCRIHESQVLGEVGEGFIQSLKILDGGRISIAALSLGTAIGAYEAALAYSKERHQFGKAISQFQAIAFKLADMFTEIEAAKLLVYDAADRKDRGETVTLPSATAKYYASEVSVRVANEAVQIFGGYGFTKDYPVEKFYRDCKLCTIGEGTSEIQKLVISREILK, translated from the coding sequence ATGATGGCAGAAATTGCAGAAAACCAAGAATTGATTGCACAGTCAGTCCGCGATTTTGCAGCGCGTCTGATTCAACCTTACGTTAGAGCTTGGGACGAAAGTCAGTATTTCCCCGTCGAAATTTTTCATCAGCTTGGAGCATTGGGCGTGATGGGCATATTGGTTCCTGAGTCTTACGGTGGCGCGGGATTGGGCTACCGCGAATACGTAACCGCCATTGTTGAATTGAGCAAAGTAGACCCTTCCATCGGCCTTTCGATGGCCGCTCATAACTCACTGTGTACCAACCACATTTTAATGTTTGGCAATGAAACCCAAAAGCAAAATTACCTACCCAAACTTGCGTCGGGCGAATGGATTGGCGCATGGGGCTTGACCGAACCCAACACGGGCTCCGATGCTGGAAATATGCGAACCGTTGCCGTCAAAGACGGAGAATATTGGGTATTGAATGGCGCGAAGAACTTCATTACCCACGGCAAAAGCGGCAATGTAGCCGTCGTGATTGCGCGGACAGGCGCGCCAGGCGATAAACGAGGTGCCACGGCTTTTATCATCGAACGAAATACGCCAGGATTTTCGGCGGGGAAAAAAGAAGACAAACTCGGGATGAGGGCTTCCGAAACGGCAGAACTTATTTTTCAGGATTGTCGGATTCACGAAAGTCAGGTGTTGGGGGAAGTGGGAGAAGGATTTATTCAATCACTAAAAATATTGGATGGTGGCCGCATTTCCATTGCCGCTTTGAGTTTAGGAACCGCCATCGGTGCTTATGAAGCAGCTTTAGCGTATTCCAAAGAACGCCATCAGTTTGGAAAAGCGATTTCGCAGTTTCAGGCCATTGCGTTTAAATTGGCCGATATGTTCACCGAAATTGAAGCCGCTAAATTACTGGTTTACGACGCCGCCGATCGCAAAGACCGGGGCGAAACCGTTACGCTACCAAGTGCAACGGCCAAATATTACGCTTCTGAGGTATCAGTACGGGTAGCCAACGAAGCAGTGCAAATTTTCGGCGGATACGGTTTTACGAAGGATTATCCCGTAGAAAAATTTTACCGCGACTGCAAACTGTGCACCATCGGCGAGGGAACGAGCGAAATTCAGAAACTGGTTATTTCAAGAGAAATTTTGAAATAA